The Trichosurus vulpecula isolate mTriVul1 chromosome 4, mTriVul1.pri, whole genome shotgun sequence genome contains a region encoding:
- the GRN gene encoding progranulin, with amino-acid sequence MMWKLLSQLSLVIGLVAGIRCPDGQVCSKACCRQPERTGYRCCDSSWDSQPSIPVAKNVHQGVMCQGDSHCPVGFSCLFTPLGNYSCCPYAEAVVCGNGHHCCPRGFHCSLDGHSCFKVQGAGSRAVKCPDSRYECPNESTCCMMPDGSWGCCPMPQASCCEDKVHCCPQGTSCDVAHSRCLTSGGGTYPLAQKNPAKKIQQEKEVMMVTKVICPDARSQCAEGTTCCKLSSGSYGCCPLPNAVCCPDHLHCCPEGTVCDLQMSKCLSKKGEPTDFVTKLPAETVQEVKCDGEMSCPDGNTCCRLQSGSWGCCPFPEAVCCEDHIHCCPHGYTCDTEAGQCKQGAHNTPLLGSTVTFLAAVGDIPCDNTTSCPDKTTCCLLETGAWGCCPAPQAVCCPDRKHCCPHGYICDPEGECKTEHHVMPWLQKMPAHPNLVSTSVDCDQHTRCPDGQTCCPSIRGGWACCQLPHAVCCEDREHCCPSGYTCNVKARSCEKQGSVQAPTSSVPLTLGTDEGDVQCEGRHHCHSYQTCCRSNTGGWACCPLYQGECCADGLHCCPNGFRCAAKGTRCTRRKKLRWDNLWMLL; translated from the exons ATGATGTGGAAGCTGCTGAGCCAGCTGTCCCTGGTGATAGGGCTGGTGGCTGGGATTCGATGTCCTGATGGGCAGGTGTGTTCTAAGGCCtgctgcaggcagccagaaagaaccgGCTACCGTTGCTGTGATTCGTCTTGG GATTCACAGCCATCCATACCTGTAGCAAAGAATGTACACCAGGGCGTCATGTGCCAGGGTGATTCCCATTGCCCAGTTGGATTCTCCTGCCTCTTTACTCCTTTGGGGAACTACAGCTGCTGCCCCTACGCAGAG GCGGTGGTTTGTGGTAATGGGCACCACTGCTGTCCTCGTGGCTTCCActgcagcctggatggtcattccTGCTTTAAGGTACAAG GTGCCGGTTCCAGAGCGGTGAAATGCCCAGACAGCCGGTATGAGTGCCCCAATGAATCTACCTGCTGCATGATGCCAGATGGCTCCTGGGGCTGTTGCCCCATGCCCCAG GCTTCTTGCTGTGAAGACAAAGTTCACTGCTGCCCCCAAGGCACCTCCTGTGATGTGGCTCATTCCCGCTGCCTCACATCTGGTGGTGGCACCTACCCATTGGCACAAAAAAACCCTGCTAAAAAGATTCAGCAAGAAAAGGAAG tgATGATGgtcaccaaagtgatttgcccagatgcCCGTTCCCAGTGCGCTGAGGGCACCACCTGCTGCAAGCTGTCTAGCGGATCATATGGCTGCTGCCCGCTGCCAAAT gCCGTCTGTTGCCCAGACCACCTGCACTGCTGCCCCGAAGGCACTGTGTGCGActtgcagatgagtaaatgccTCTCCAAAAAGGGGGAACCCACTGACTTTGTTACCAAGCTGCCTGCAGAAACAG TGCAGGAGGTAAAATGTGATGGAGAAATGAGCTGCCCAGATGGTAATACCTGCTGCCGCCTGCAGTCCGGAAGCTGGGGATGTTGCCCATTTCCTGAG GCCGTGTGCTGTGAGGACCACATCCACTGCTGCCCCCATGGCTACACGTGTGACACGGAGGCTGGCCAGTGTAAACAGGGGGCCCACAATACACCGTTGTTGGGGAGCACCGTGACTTTCCTCGCAGCTGTGGGTGACATCCCCTGTGATAACACCACCAGTTGCCCCGACAAGACTACCTGCTGCCTCCTGGAAACAGGGGCGTGGGGCTGCTGCCCTGCCCCACAG GCTGTGTGCTGTCCTGATCGAAAGCACTGCTGCCCCCACGGCTACATCTGTGACCCAGAGGGGGAGTGTAAGACTGAGCATCACGTAATGCCCTGGCTGCAGAAGATGCCGGCTCACCCAAATTTGGTCTCTACCTCTGTGGATTGTGACCAGCACACCAGGTGCCCAGATGGACAGACCTGCTGTCCCAGCATTCGAGGGGGCTGGGCCTGCTGCCAACTGCCCCAC GCTGTGTGCTGTGAGGATCGGGAGCACTGCTGCCCATCAGGCTACACCTGCAATGTGAAGGCCAGGTCCTGTGAAAAACAAGGCTCGGTCCAGGCCCCCACTTCCTCTGTGCCCCTCACGCTGGGGACCGATGAGGGAGATGTGCAGTGTGAGGGCAGGCACCATTGCCACAGCTACCAGACCTGCTGCCGGAGCAACACGGGGGGCTGGGCATGCTGCCCGCTATACCAG gGTGAATGCTGTGCCGATGGTCTACACTGCTGCCCCAATGGCTTCCGCTGTGCGGCCAAGGGCACCAGGTGTACCCGAAGGAAGAAGCTTCGGTGGGATAACCTCTGGATGCTGCTCTGA